Sequence from the Solea senegalensis isolate Sse05_10M linkage group LG1, IFAPA_SoseM_1, whole genome shotgun sequence genome:
GGAAGCGGATTGGTTTCCATCACTGTTAtatcactgatgatgatgatgatgatgatgaacaacACGTATGAGAATATCAATCATTAGACTTCAACCAGAGGATACGAAGAGAAAAGACTACAAACATGAAGTGACGTGCATTAGAGGGCAGAAGACAAGTGGACATGGATCAGACCGCGCATGAGAGAGAACGTAAGAACAGATGTTTCCAGGAAGAAGTGTCAGAAAGGGGGAGGGGCATGCAGAAGCAAcgcagaggaggaagatgatgaagattagAAAGATttcctgtgtttgtggacaTCTTACTTTGTCCATGTCTGCTGATATCAGAGTGTTGAGCTGTCCCACGCTTCCTCTGATGGCTCGTGCCAGTTTGCGTTTATATTTCTTTTGCTCTTCAATCCAAAGGTCGTCTGTAGAGTTTCTCTGACGACGACCCACATCCACCCAGTGGCCCGTCCTTAGCCCACCAAGAACCACCGAGGACTTCCCTTCGCCCTCTACGTCCAAATGCTTTCTTGTTCTGGTGTGGCTGGCAGGTCGACCATCACTGTGTGTGCCCTTTTGAGTGATAGTTAACTGGTTAGTCATAGTTAACTGGTTAGTCTTAGTTACCTTTTCTTCTCCTGTTAAATCCACAGGTATGCAGAATACATAACAGGGTAGACAGTCAACAACTGGACTGAAACAACTGTAGCTTCATggacacttcacacacactgagcactgACTCTGCTCTGGTCACTACCTATAAAGTCAAcggtggactttggtgtagaaTAATGAGCAGTTCACAACCTTCCGTTTTCACTCTGAAATgagctagttttttttttcacgtgcATGAGCTGTGACGTCTCAAATGTGCCAAAAACAAAACGAGAcaagggaggaaaaagaagaacatcCTCAACCTCAGTGATATTATCACGGTGGAGACTGTTGATGCTGAGGGCTGTcccaatttaaaataaataaatacattattattattgttattgttattataataataataataataataataacaataacaataataccaGTGAGAATGGGATATTAGCTGAGCCTTTTGTTACGTGGGTAAAATATGATTTTGTCCCTACTAGTAACAAAGTGGTTAGACTTCAATGTCTCAGGCCAGTTCCTGGTtacaatactgtatatgtcattACCTCATACGACCACACTGTAATTTAAAGGTAACATGGGggatgttttaaatgagcctATATTGTATCATGGTATACAAGCACCAACAGCAGTCGTCCTCAAGTTAAGCTGTTCTTCatgtatattacatatataGAAATGGCAGCGAAACCAAAAGACATCACACTGctggaggcagagaggaagaaCGAGTTGACACTGTTATTTAACTTCATCCcctacacacagtcacaaagaaagagagacttGTTCTCTGTCCCAACAATGAGGGACACAGATACACTCGTCGTTgccctgagacacacacacacacaatcaccactcgcaGCAGAGTAAGAAATGAATCTATTCCCAGGGATGTGTAACCTTGAGCCACACATTtactttgtggttgtttttcagATTAATAATTGTTTCATTTGAACACATCTTACCTCCGGATCACTGATGAAGCCAATGGCAAACAGGTTGATGTGTGACTGGCTCTCTGTTCTGTGCTCAGCTGCATCCAGAAGGCTGAGGCTGACACCCAGTGGGCTTGTGGAAGGTTTCAGGGTCTTAGGTCTCTCAGGGGGGTCGGTCAGGCCCTCCACACTGACCGACTGAGCGAGAACAGTAGGACACACAGAAGTGGCCCTCGATGAGTGAGGGAAGCGAAACAGTTTACGCTGAGCTGCTGGTCTGGGGCTGTTGGGTTTAGGGCTCATTGGCCGTAAGGGGCTTTCAGACACGCCCTCACAGGCCACTGAGTGCTGATGAGCAAAGGAAGCAGATGAAGTGGGACTCAGCGGTGAACCCGGGCCGCTGTGGTTGGTTTGTAAGACCGGAGAGTCGTCAAAAAGTGAAGCATTTGGGGAACACTTTCTTCTCTGACCTTCAGATTTGCAGCCAAGTGGGTTTTCATTTCCACTTCCTGGTGAGAATCCACGTTTGGAGATGGGATCAGTGTGGCGTAGGTTTCTAATGGAGGACAGTGACCCTGGATTGCTGGACCTGTCCAGGAGCGGGGAGGACGCAAAGTGTCCACAGTCTTGTCCTGAAGTGATGCTGCTACATTCCCCGTCTGACGCGGTCTGAGGTTTTTTAAGCAGCTCTGCCTCCTTGGCCTTTTTCAGCTTCCTCCAGGATTGTTTGATTTTACCAGAATCCACATCAGTGTCCACAGAATCCTCGTTCTTCTTGTCAATGGAGCGCGACTCGAAAAGACTTGAAAGCGTCTTGTGTGCTTGTGCAAAGCGCATGCGGATGTTTAAACTGTCATTACTCTTGCTCCTCTTGTACGACTGTCTGTTAGGTGAGTCAACTTGCTCAGAAAGGGCATTATCTGGGCTTGTTCCACCGTTACCAACgtggacactgctttgactGTCCAGATGAGGGACGTGGTCAGAGTTTGGAGTTGAGTGTAAAAACCCACAGTCCTCTTTTTCTATGTTGTTTCCCACTGGGGACATTTCCTGTTGGAATGTCTGGTCTTTCTCAAAAACCTCGTCATCTAAGTTGTCTGTCCCCGGCCCCTGTTCAGACATCGGGCCCTCTCCTCCATCCAATGACTCCTGGGGTACCTCCTCACTTCTGCAACCCTTTGCACCCTTAGCCTTCCTAAAAGAAGGCATTTTAGCAAAGACAGAAAACGCAGAGCCTCTATTTCCTGTTTGGCTTTGTTTCGTTTTTCTCCTCTTGATCGTTCCATCAgcatctgcatgtgtgtctgcagcagaaAAGTGGGCGTCCTCATACTCACTGCAGCTGCCACTGACTGAGGTGTAACACACAGCATCGTAGGCAACCGTCATGGGTCTACAATGCTTTTCGCTGTTGCTGCGTTGGACAGGTGTGGCTGTGTGCACGTCGGCCTCTAACTCAGCAGGGTTTGCAGCTTGGTGCCGCGGACCTGCTGGACTGGAGGTGTCCCCTGAAAGGGAAACCACACCCCTGTCCTCGGCAGGCCTCATTATTTGcgggtcttttttttccactggatGCTCAGACTCCCAGATTGGCTCTAACCCTCTCACAGTGAGAAGGTTCAGGCTGTTGCTGGGGTGTGAATATACCTGTGGGTGCTCGCTGCACTTTGATTCAGATAAGCTGTCTATCGTTGCAGCAGGAACGTTGTGATCCCGTAGCTGCTTCTCTTCTTTACATTCACTGTAAACATCTACATTTATGGGCCTGAGGGCTTCATCCACATTAGCACACTGGAgccaaaatgtacttaaaagCTTTTTATCCTctgttctttcttgtgttgttaGTTGTTCTAACTCCTCTGTATGAACATGTCTTGAATATAAATGGTTGCAAAGGTCTTTGCCTTGACTGCACTTTACATCCTCATTGCTCCTGGATCTGTGGACCAGTGAAGAAAGCGACGCCACAGAATTATCCTGAGGATCGTCTACGTTTGCCACATGGTCCGGGGTCAGATCTTTTGTTTGTCCATTATCTTTGCAGCTGATCTGGACTCCAGCTGAGACACAGCCAACACCCTCCCCTCTCTGAACCCTTCTAATACTGGCCTTGGTGTTATTGTTGGAGTCTGAGAGAAGAGAAGTTCTCAAGCTACACAAAGGTTCAGGGAGATCCAGCTGAACTCGCCTTGAATCTGCACTGACAGCGGTTTGTTGGGAAATCGTATCTGGACCTGGACTTGGTCGTTCTCCATTACCAACCTGTCTGGACTGGCCAGCGTCTGCATGTGTTGACGTTTCTCTAATGTCAGGGTTCGTGTTCGGCAGTTGctgagacaaaaagaaaggatGACTGACACTTGCTCCTGGAATGACTCTCTGCTCCCTGAGCTCAGAAACCCCTGCTGTGCCAGACTGTGGAAGACTGACTTTCCTCACTATTTCCACAGTGTTTTTCTGGTCAAAAACGACACAAGCGTCCTCAGTTTGACGGAGACGAGGGCAGGACGATCCTAACGTCCCGCCTCCTCCTGTAAACTTCCCTGATAACAGACGGGACGTCTCCTCTGCTTCTTGGTTGCCAGATAAAAAAAGCTGATTATCTGAGAACATGTGAGGATGCAAGGATTCCTCAGACGAGTCAGGTCCTGGTTCTGTAGAGTCTAAATGTGCCTCTTGATCTAACTTATTATGAATTCTATCCTGAGTTTGACCCAGACCGCGCCGTGGCTTTAGCGTTAGAGGTCGTGTGTTATCTCGATCCCTCCCAGTGGATTCTTTTGAAACAATCTGCTCAGTAGCGCCGGCGTCCAATGAGAGCGCGGCTGAGGACTCTTGGGAAAAAGTGACAGAGGAACAGATTTCCTTCACTGTCCCCTCTGTGACAgtggcagcacacacacactgctgtgccTGGAAGCAGACACCTGACACCTGATTATAACAAACCTGCGGGTGGCTCTCTGACGCGCCTCTGCTGGGGCTTTCCTCAGCAGCTGCACTGGTTTGTGTTCTGAGAGTCTCTGAGTTTGTGTTATTTGATTCCCatgtctctgctctgtctgtgtcGTTAGAATGTgctggtgtacacacacactttgatttgtgtgcatttgttacTCCCGTGAAATGTCCGTCTGTTACGTATGAATCGTTTTTACAGCGAATCTCTATTTTCGGATGAGTTTGGTAACGACACGCTCGCACACTCTCACTGCCCGTGTCGTCAGTGACTATACGATGTTGTTGTAaacttcctctctgtctgtgatcGTTAGAGTCACTGATGGATCTCGttaaacctgtgtttttctCAGTGTCGCACAGTTTGATGTTATGTTTTTCTACATCCTGTACGTCACAACATCCTAACAGTTCTAGTTGTTGTGCCTCTGTTGCATCTATGTGTGTTTTAGCCTCTGCACACTCATTCCATCTGTGGGGATTGTCCTCCTCAGGTTCTGCCAGCAGcttgacttcctgtgtgtctgGTGGAGTATTTACCTTTATTCTGTTGTGTTGGCTCAGTAACTGTGAACTGTGTGGCTCTGTGTAACTGTCGAGTTGACTTTCTGTGCAGGCAGTCTGCAAACCGGGTTGTTGTTGCAGGTCACCTTTAATTTCCTCTTGATGTGGATGGGACGAGCAAAGATCTCTGGCGCTGAGCGCTGAGTCTAAATAGTTCTCTGGGCTTTTCCTTCTGCTACAACCAGTTTGTCCCAGACACGCTTTATTCCCATGACTGTTTTTTGCTGTCACTGACTCTCTCCTGCGTCCTTTACTCTGTCCACTGTGGAAGCTGCTGCCCGTTGCTCTGCGACCATCGTACGCTTCCTCCAGCTCGAGCAGGGCAACCAGACACTCCTCCCCGTCTGGAGTTAAATCTGACAGGGCGTCGCTGTGCCATGAGTGAGAGTCAAAATACTCATCAGATGTGTCTCCGCCTCCTAGGCTTCTGTCGAACCTCTCCAAGGAATCTGCAGCAAAATCTCCCTCCTCTGAGGGGTGGGAGTATTCTTCAAGAGCTTCCTGGGGCTGTTGAGACAGAAGAGAAGACACGGGTGAGATAATACACGAGTGGAAATCCTTGTGGGATCCTAGTGGGAATGTATTGATTTTAACCCTGACAAAGATCCTGACAAATATCCAGGATTAAAACTGGATTAAGGATGACACAGTGATGACTGAATATGATGTCACTCTAAAGCCACTGAATCTGAATTTTAATGACTTGAttgacattttcatgtttttgctgccattaaaatatacaataaaaatgacatggCAGTAAGTCTTAAAGaagttcattcatttgttcTCTTCACTGgagcaaatcccagctgacaaaggtaTGGAAAGGTCAGCGGTCTTTTGCAGGGcaaacacaaccattcactcttaaaTTCACACCGACGGTGATtaaactctgcatgtttttggactgtgggagaatcACAGAGAATCGCGTGAGAAAACCCACGTGTGCAcagggagaacgtgcaaaccTTTGAGGATACGTTCATGACCCCTCCCCTCcataaacatgtacacacacacaccaatcaagCAGCCAGAGTTGTACTTACTCTCCAGCGTGTCAGTTTATCACACAGGTGAGCACTGAACCAGCTCAGCACTGCTCCCATGGCGTCTCTCACACATGTGCTcatacacacaacaacaacaacacatttcacagcGTATCCTCTTTCCAGGCTTTATACGGCTGCAGCGTCCCTGAGCACTCGTAatcctttgtctctgtgtttatctTCCATTATCACCAGTCGACACGACTTAAATTACAGATCCACACCTTCCTTCACCTCAgtgcagacaaacaaataacacaagaaCATGTTAGAGATGTGTTCCTGCAACAGCAGGTAGAGTTTAATCTACAGCCTCAAAGCCGCTCGTACACAGTGAGCTCTGCGTCTCAATAACAAGAAAAGGCACTAAGCTGCTATAAATACAACAAGTCAGCTCAATGTAATGCAACTTAAATCACATTAGGAGAACAAATACAGCAGCTCCGTGATTGTACACAAAAAGCAGCATTGTTTACCAAGCTGCCATAAGTGAGCAGAAAATAATCTCCAATAATCAAAGTGAGTGCCACACGTGGTGGAGGCTTGATGGGTGagagagttgtctttcaactggaaggttgtgagtttgattctgggctccactagtctacagcTGGACATTAGTCTAGATGTGCTGCAcatggatgaatgggtgaatgtggtgtgaagcagctttgagtggtcgtcaAGAAAAGCGACGTATAAAAAAATTTACCGTTTGTAGACAAGAGGAAAACATTTGTGATTAAAGATTTCGATGAGCAAAAGAATTGGAATCATGCTTTCTTGAGTTTGGgaatggaataaataaatgactaaagaaatggattcatgtatttatatttgatttgacacAATAACAGTTGGAATAATTGTGTTTAGTAAATTTAGCAGTTTTAATCACCTTCCTCAGTCCAGAGCCACTGTCATGGCGCGTAAATGCTCCTCTCTTCACTGCTGATATACTGCACAGAAGTCACTTTAAATACAAGGACATATAAATATTAAGATATCTTAAAGGTGGACTACATCATCCTCTCATTAGTGTCACTTCAAAAGCTCAACAAACACAAGATTCAGGACAAAATGGAATCGTAAAGATCTGGTTTGTctcagacaaacactgacaagcTCAGttcacactgtgtctgtgttatttTCTGCTAATTAATTACAGCAGAGATTTTCAAAGAAGCTTAAAGGCTTAGCCGTGCTTTTTCAACATATAGtggagtgagtgaatgagtcaCACAGTAATCCATTCACTCGTAGGCTCCGTGTTGTTATTATTCCTCGCTGCATCTGGAGAATATGTTTCATTGATTTTAAGTTCAAACTAAACACATTTGTATCAAAgcaatattttgatatttaatatCATATTTGATCAATTTGCTTTACACTGACtttaaatatacaatacaaaatagACACGTGTTTACAAGAGTGAATATTTCAGTGAATtcactcttttctcttcttttgaaAAGCGGTTATTTAAAGTTACAAACTTAGTAATCAtatttttaacatcattataattacttattatattatattaatatattcaaATCTAAGAGGCTGAGAAATCAGAACGCTTGTTTTAGTTGAAAAAGACttattcatcaattattaaagTAGTTGAATTCATTAATCTGGTAATTAATCATTGTATCTTAGATTTAAACAAAAGCACAGAGTTTTATGGAGTCCTGTTTGATCCAAGGTCTACTGTCCCAAagacaatatataaatatatatacgtatatatatatatacatatatatatgtatatatatatatatatatatatatatatatatatatatacatatatatgtatatatatatatatatacatatatatacatatatatgtataataatacCAACATTCTCATGCAGTGTGTAATATTCATTCAAATGATGGTTATTATTAGACACTGtatgattttaaataataaataaataaaaagacttgTGCAGGACTGTAGAACTTTCAATTTCAGTGAATCTAACTCCAGAGAAACACAGCCTCACAACGGTGGGTTACCACTCTCTCCATATTTGTATTCGGTCACCTAAAGcaagacaaacactgaccacTGGCTTCACCTGCTTCAGATGTGGATCATCTTGGCGTCTGCTCCCgctcttctttgtctttgtgccTCCAGCACCAACTGTTGCCTCAGCATTCTAACACTGCACAGAAACAGTGTTGCTTCTTGACGTCCACCCACACCCAGCATGGAGGGAATGTGGACGTGGGTGCAACAGCCACACTGATGTGTCAGGGCCTCAGGGACAGCTCGCTATTGTGCCTGCTGGGCTCCACtgagttcactcactcactcacacacacacacacacacacacgcatggaGAAGCTGCACCAGCTCTGACCCACTGCTGATCCTGACCTCGTGCAACTCCACACAAAAGCATATGACTGATATCTGAGCGACAACAAACAGTTCGATTGCTTTAAAGCCATTTTTAAAGCTTAAATCTCACATTCACAGACAGACCTTACCTCCAGCTGTGTCTTATGGAAAACCAAGAACTATTCATCCCTTCTCACGttcctctccttctgtctccatCACTTCATCACTGCCCCTCCTCCCTCCGCCTGCTCTCTGAGGTCATACCCACATCGTTGCCGACAGTCTTGCATCTCAGCAAAGAGCAAGAGGAGGAACCTGATCTCTACATGGAGTAAAGGAGGGGAGGTGATAGTAATCCCTGGGGTTGTATAAACTACATCAGAACATACTCACGCTCTCTTTCATGCTGCTAAAGCGGCATAAAACTAAACATTCAAGggacattaaagggatagttagGTTTTTATAACGTGTGGTTATATGAGGATCTGACACATGAGACAAGGTGacacactctctgtgaaaacacGCGGCCAGTGACGTTAAAACTGATGTTTAATCTACATGAGCAACGTTCTAACTAATGTTGGAACTCGCTCTgaagcaaatgcagagaaaataaTGGCAGTGAAAGTTTAGGTTTGTTTGAATCTCCAGCAAGAAGGTTCAGTGTGGGTTTATCTTTAAGAagataatgtatatatataaagcgACGCCTCTTCcacactttgttctctatgttaaacagagaaatcctgcacttttaacttcaCACAGACTCTTTGTTTCCTTTAAtcagacagatattgtgacatatcactatatgattgtcttgcaatatattgattatcacagaatcattgtattgtgatattattgatatcaTATTACCTTCTTTGAAAAGCAGGAAAAGACTCAGAGGATGCCGACAAATGAAAGCTGCATTTTCAGTTCTACTTAAATTACAGGTTCATCACAACTGCATATTTCACAGCTGTCCTTAATATCAGCATCATGTGCACGGAAGCAGGAGGCACTGACGTGCACATAAATGGGCTGCCATGATGATGTACCAGTTACTACATTACAATCCAGTGGGGAGGAAACTCCGACgtgcagtgaggaggaggaggagggggaggaggaggaggaggaggaagggaatAGATTTAATATTGgttccaattattattattgggttTTTTTAGAAAATAGGTCAAAGACGCTATAAAAATGGTAAATATGTCTTTGATAGTTGACCAGAATTAAAggtgaaatgttttaaattgtattatttattataaaatatattattattatcattatcatacTGTAATAATAGAGAGGATTGAATAGAATTGTCTTTCTCTCCTAGAGCACTTGATTTAAATCACGCTCAAAGgtaattatggaattattgatcagttACAACTAACATCCTGCCTACTGTATCTTTAATGGCTGCCTACATTCCTCATACATAATGCACTAACTTTGTTATCGATGAAAGTTTCCAAAGATAAGTCTTAATGGTGAATGAACGACAGTGGttacacacaggaaacaggaccagcagcagcagcagcagcagcagcagcagcatcagcagcagcagcagcagcagcagcagcagcagcagcagcagcatcagcagcagcagtcggcCTTCTCCACTTACATCAGTCACT
This genomic interval carries:
- the LOC122779572 gene encoding uncharacterized protein LOC122779572 isoform X2; this translates as MSTCVRDAMGAVLSWFSAHLCDKLTRWRPQEALEEYSHPSEEGDFAADSLERFDRSLGGGDTSDEYFDSHSWHSDALSDLTPDGEECLVALLELEEAYDGRRATGSSFHSGQSKGRRRESVTAKNSHGNKACLGQTGCSRRKSPENYLDSALSARDLCSSHPHQEEIKGDLQQQPGLQTACTESQLDSYTEPHSSQLLSQHNRIKVNTPPDTQEVKLLAEPEEDNPHRWNECAEAKTHIDATEAQQLELLGCCDVQDVEKHNIKLCDTEKNTGLTRSISDSNDHRQRGSLQQHRIVTDDTGSESVRACRYQTHPKIEIRCKNDSYVTDGHFTGVTNAHKSKCVCTPAHSNDTDRAETWESNNTNSETLRTQTSAAAEESPSRGASESHPQVCYNQVSGVCFQAQQCVCAATVTEGTVKEICSSVTFSQESSAALSLDAGATEQIVSKESTGRDRDNTRPLTLKPRRGLGQTQDRIHNKLDQEAHLDSTEPGPDSSEESLHPHMFSDNQLFLSGNQEAEETSRLLSGKFTGGGGTLGSSCPRLRQTEDACVVFDQKNTVEIVRKVSLPQSGTAGVSELREQRVIPGASVSHPFFLSQQLPNTNPDIRETSTHADAGQSRQVGNGERPSPGPDTISQQTAVSADSRRVQLDLPEPLCSLRTSLLSDSNNNTKASIRRVQRGEGVGCVSAGVQISCKDNGQTKDLTPDHVANVDDPQDNSVASLSSLVHRSRSNEDVKCSQGKDLCNHLYSRHVHTEELEQLTTQERTEDKKLLSTFWLQCANVDEALRPINVDVYSECKEEKQLRDHNVPAATIDSLSESKCSEHPQVYSHPSNSLNLLTVRGLEPIWESEHPVEKKDPQIMRPAEDRGVVSLSGDTSSPAGPRHQAANPAELEADVHTATPVQRSNSEKHCRPMTVAYDAVCYTSVSGSCSEYEDAHFSAADTHADADGTIKRRKTKQSQTGNRGSAFSVFAKMPSFRKAKGAKGCRSEEVPQESLDGGEGPMSEQGPGTDNLDDEVFEKDQTFQQEMSPVGNNIEKEDCGFLHSTPNSDHVPHLDSQSSVHVGNGGTSPDNALSEQVDSPNRQSYKRSKSNDSLNIRMRFAQAHKTLSSLFESRSIDKKNEDSVDTDVDSGKIKQSWRKLKKAKEAELLKKPQTASDGECSSITSGQDCGHFASSPLLDRSSNPGSLSSIRNLRHTDPISKRGFSPGSGNENPLGCKSEGQRRKCSPNASLFDDSPVLQTNHSGPGSPLSPTSSASFAHQHSVACEGVSESPLRPMSPKPNSPRPAAQRKLFRFPHSSRATSVCPTVLAQSVSVEGLTDPPERPKTLKPSTSPLGVSLSLLDAAEHRTESQSHINLFAIGFISDPEGTHSDGRPASHTRTRKHLDVEGEGKSSVVLGGLRTGHWVDVGRRQRNSTDDLWIEEQKKYKRKLARAIRGSVGQLNTLISADMDKTDNGVTSGLIKAFRGMPLKAHCFSHSTPIGLDCLGWRRHVSYTSVVIPDGASEKAALGDELGSEDDLLYEDFRSSGHRFGHPGGGGGEQLAINEVGRMDMLFLPLSEELHHEFGKKHYDCSRQY
- the LOC122779572 gene encoding uncharacterized protein LOC122779572 isoform X1; protein product: MESPARSRGSAEEEEEEEEQRGSGRRDGEEPGGGVRSELLMYLTCLPERYRSAKFSLAAYLLCWALLRWYQKLRCQSAPAQPQEALEEYSHPSEEGDFAADSLERFDRSLGGGDTSDEYFDSHSWHSDALSDLTPDGEECLVALLELEEAYDGRRATGSSFHSGQSKGRRRESVTAKNSHGNKACLGQTGCSRRKSPENYLDSALSARDLCSSHPHQEEIKGDLQQQPGLQTACTESQLDSYTEPHSSQLLSQHNRIKVNTPPDTQEVKLLAEPEEDNPHRWNECAEAKTHIDATEAQQLELLGCCDVQDVEKHNIKLCDTEKNTGLTRSISDSNDHRQRGSLQQHRIVTDDTGSESVRACRYQTHPKIEIRCKNDSYVTDGHFTGVTNAHKSKCVCTPAHSNDTDRAETWESNNTNSETLRTQTSAAAEESPSRGASESHPQVCYNQVSGVCFQAQQCVCAATVTEGTVKEICSSVTFSQESSAALSLDAGATEQIVSKESTGRDRDNTRPLTLKPRRGLGQTQDRIHNKLDQEAHLDSTEPGPDSSEESLHPHMFSDNQLFLSGNQEAEETSRLLSGKFTGGGGTLGSSCPRLRQTEDACVVFDQKNTVEIVRKVSLPQSGTAGVSELREQRVIPGASVSHPFFLSQQLPNTNPDIRETSTHADAGQSRQVGNGERPSPGPDTISQQTAVSADSRRVQLDLPEPLCSLRTSLLSDSNNNTKASIRRVQRGEGVGCVSAGVQISCKDNGQTKDLTPDHVANVDDPQDNSVASLSSLVHRSRSNEDVKCSQGKDLCNHLYSRHVHTEELEQLTTQERTEDKKLLSTFWLQCANVDEALRPINVDVYSECKEEKQLRDHNVPAATIDSLSESKCSEHPQVYSHPSNSLNLLTVRGLEPIWESEHPVEKKDPQIMRPAEDRGVVSLSGDTSSPAGPRHQAANPAELEADVHTATPVQRSNSEKHCRPMTVAYDAVCYTSVSGSCSEYEDAHFSAADTHADADGTIKRRKTKQSQTGNRGSAFSVFAKMPSFRKAKGAKGCRSEEVPQESLDGGEGPMSEQGPGTDNLDDEVFEKDQTFQQEMSPVGNNIEKEDCGFLHSTPNSDHVPHLDSQSSVHVGNGGTSPDNALSEQVDSPNRQSYKRSKSNDSLNIRMRFAQAHKTLSSLFESRSIDKKNEDSVDTDVDSGKIKQSWRKLKKAKEAELLKKPQTASDGECSSITSGQDCGHFASSPLLDRSSNPGSLSSIRNLRHTDPISKRGFSPGSGNENPLGCKSEGQRRKCSPNASLFDDSPVLQTNHSGPGSPLSPTSSASFAHQHSVACEGVSESPLRPMSPKPNSPRPAAQRKLFRFPHSSRATSVCPTVLAQSVSVEGLTDPPERPKTLKPSTSPLGVSLSLLDAAEHRTESQSHINLFAIGFISDPEGTHSDGRPASHTRTRKHLDVEGEGKSSVVLGGLRTGHWVDVGRRQRNSTDDLWIEEQKKYKRKLARAIRGSVGQLNTLISADMDKTDNGVTSGLIKAFRGMPLKAHCFSHSTPIGLDCLGWRRHVSYTSVVIPDGASEKAALGDELGSEDDLLYEDFRSSGHRFGHPGGGGGEQLAINEVGRMDMLFLPLSEELHHEFGKKHYDCSRQY